A genomic window from Bacillus sp. BGMRC 2118 includes:
- a CDS encoding HAMP domain-containing protein: MKNLFYKISFKTRLILITSILVVLPLIVTSITSYIQSYNGMKEITSHDLEYLVSIKAKELSPYTESATVSASNLKKIEEIVADVQINYYEKNGMNGYAYIMDQDGVAIVHPDPKTVGVNLSQYEFGKTMVEQKNGTIEYDWNGEQKIVSFVQLPNGWILGNGSYIDDIMQPSEAILISIMITAAISLLLTIVLAYFSGKSIVRPLVDIRDSMQKLQEGDLSVRLSSKTTDEFGQIKIMYNDMASRLHDIIATIVESAENLNASSEELMASSEENAAATEHISSTMAQIATSSEQQVKLTKNNEEAINQTTYLIDKMTESLSSITNQSTETKASIQVGEKALDSLTNEINNIYTSANKTEKTMLTLGQNSESIRTIIQTIKAISEQTNLLALNAAIEAARAGESGKGFAVVADEVRKLAEETKRASEEIANTIDTIHHEIFVTVDSVKSTSQAVTRGQQKVEDMNQIFSSIEKTIFTLDSHILSLNDISIDVENKSEIVREGSTTIANLSESNAESTREISASYDQISASMQEITSAAEDLTNMAENLQQRTQGFTL; encoded by the coding sequence ATGAAAAACCTATTTTACAAAATATCGTTTAAAACTAGGTTAATACTTATTACATCTATCCTAGTCGTTCTTCCACTTATTGTTACAAGCATTACAAGCTATATTCAATCCTATAATGGGATGAAAGAAATTACATCACACGATCTTGAGTATTTGGTTTCAATTAAAGCAAAAGAACTATCACCCTATACAGAGTCTGCTACGGTTTCAGCTTCTAATTTAAAGAAAATAGAAGAAATTGTAGCAGATGTCCAAATTAACTATTACGAGAAAAATGGCATGAATGGTTATGCTTATATTATGGATCAAGACGGTGTAGCTATTGTTCACCCAGACCCTAAAACTGTTGGTGTAAACTTAAGTCAATATGAATTTGGAAAAACAATGGTCGAACAAAAAAATGGTACGATTGAATATGATTGGAATGGAGAACAGAAGATTGTTTCTTTTGTCCAACTTCCAAATGGGTGGATTCTCGGAAACGGAAGTTATATCGATGACATTATGCAACCTTCCGAGGCAATATTAATCAGTATTATGATTACAGCAGCTATAAGTTTACTACTTACAATTGTCTTGGCTTACTTTTCAGGTAAATCAATCGTTAGACCTCTTGTAGATATTCGTGATTCAATGCAGAAGCTTCAAGAAGGAGACTTATCTGTACGCTTATCCTCTAAGACTACCGATGAATTCGGACAAATAAAAATCATGTATAATGACATGGCTTCACGTTTACACGATATTATCGCTACAATTGTTGAATCTGCAGAAAATTTAAATGCTTCATCCGAAGAATTAATGGCTAGTTCTGAAGAAAATGCAGCTGCAACAGAGCATATTTCATCAACGATGGCACAGATTGCTACAAGTTCAGAGCAACAGGTAAAGTTAACAAAAAATAACGAAGAAGCAATTAATCAAACGACATATTTAATTGATAAAATGACTGAAAGCTTATCATCTATTACAAATCAATCGACTGAAACAAAAGCTAGTATACAAGTTGGGGAAAAGGCTCTTGATAGTTTAACGAATGAAATTAATAACATATACACATCCGCTAACAAGACAGAAAAAACAATGCTAACACTTGGTCAGAACTCAGAATCCATTCGTACAATTATCCAAACGATAAAAGCCATCTCTGAACAAACGAATTTACTGGCCTTAAACGCTGCGATTGAAGCAGCACGTGCAGGAGAGTCTGGGAAAGGATTCGCAGTCGTAGCAGATGAAGTACGTAAACTCGCTGAAGAGACAAAACGCGCTTCTGAAGAAATTGCAAATACCATCGATACAATCCATCATGAAATTTTTGTTACAGTTGATAGTGTTAAGTCTACGTCCCAAGCTGTCACACGCGGTCAACAGAAAGTGGAAGATATGAACCAAATTTTCAGTTCAATAGAAAAAACCATCTTTACACTAGATTCCCATATTCTTTCACTAAATGATATTTCTATAGATGTAGAAAACAAGTCTGAAATCGTTCGTGAAGGTTCAACAACCATTGCAAATCTTTCAGAAAGTAATGCTGAAAGCACAAGGGAAATTAGCGCATCATACGATCAAATTAGTGCTTCAATGCAAGAAATTACGAGTGCCGCAGAAGATCTTACGAATATGGCAGAAAACCTGCAACAGCGTACACAAGGATTTACATTATAA
- a CDS encoding PAS domain S-box protein: MCPLGQIVLVLISILFTSYQSILHQEPFFTLDFFLFTFIAWVVGILYDRNRNLAKKARYSELNYKNLLDTFPESICIHRHFKILYVNDACVSMMGSTSKDELIGQSLIQFINPEYKERLIERAKIVIKEKKPLTTIEHNFIRKDGSSFYFEVASMFIMFGNKGAVLSIGKDVTDRKEETDRMIQKSEKLAMLGQMAAGIAHEIRNPLTSIKGFLQLLRVNHPEQQYFSIILSELERINHIVGEFLVLSKPTVVAYMEQDVKELITDVVTLINTQSILNNIQILVKMDSELPSIICEKNQVKQVLLNVLKNAIEAMPTGGIIELKAQVRERGLLLIKIKDQGIGIPVDRMSTLGEPFYTTKEKGTGLGLMTCFKIIEEHKGQLLFHSEINEGTTVEILLPTSTQPLIKQEISV, encoded by the coding sequence ATGTGTCCATTAGGTCAAATTGTTCTCGTACTTATTTCAATTCTATTTACAAGTTATCAATCTATTTTACATCAAGAACCTTTTTTCACTTTGGATTTTTTTCTATTTACTTTCATTGCATGGGTCGTCGGTATACTCTATGATCGAAACCGTAATCTAGCGAAAAAGGCAAGATATTCAGAACTGAATTATAAAAATTTACTGGATACATTTCCAGAGTCAATTTGTATTCATCGACACTTTAAAATCTTATATGTAAATGATGCGTGTGTCTCGATGATGGGCTCAACTAGTAAGGACGAATTAATTGGACAATCACTTATACAATTCATCAATCCCGAATATAAGGAACGATTAATAGAACGAGCAAAAATCGTCATAAAGGAAAAAAAGCCATTAACGACCATTGAACATAATTTTATTAGAAAAGATGGTTCTTCTTTTTATTTCGAAGTTGCCTCCATGTTTATTATGTTTGGAAATAAAGGAGCGGTTCTTTCAATAGGAAAGGATGTAACAGATCGTAAAGAAGAAACAGATCGTATGATTCAAAAATCAGAAAAGCTCGCAATGCTTGGGCAGATGGCTGCTGGAATTGCACATGAAATAAGAAATCCTCTCACAAGCATAAAAGGGTTTTTGCAATTACTACGCGTAAACCATCCAGAACAGCAATATTTTTCAATCATATTGTCAGAATTGGAACGAATTAACCATATCGTTGGAGAATTTCTCGTTCTTTCAAAGCCTACAGTAGTAGCATATATGGAGCAAGATGTGAAGGAGTTAATTACAGATGTTGTCACTCTTATAAACACTCAATCTATTTTAAATAACATACAAATCTTAGTGAAGATGGATTCAGAACTTCCATCTATTATTTGTGAAAAAAATCAAGTAAAGCAAGTGTTATTGAATGTATTAAAAAACGCGATTGAAGCTATGCCAACAGGCGGCATCATCGAATTAAAGGCTCAGGTAAGGGAAAGAGGTCTACTCTTGATTAAAATCAAAGACCAAGGAATTGGTATACCAGTAGACCGTATGTCCACACTCGGAGAACCCTTTTACACTACAAAGGAAAAAGGAACAGGTCTTGGCTTAATGACATGTTTTAAAATTATCGAAGAACATAAAGGACAGCTCCTTTTTCATAGTGAGATAAACGAAGGCACTACCGTAGAGATCCTACTACCTACCTCGACGCAGCCTTTAATTAAGCAAGAAATAAGCGTATAA
- a CDS encoding diguanylate cyclase, which produces MVGIYMKHGSKLRLQSLILILLTFAMLGTFLASMISSVKESKENLERSLLNENQFYAKKLANLTDELFKNMQQTLQTSAKDLTSIHTNVDATYLEISDALQSTNFFNSVFYVNEKGIVVRSAPQFGLEGVEIKSVGVKEALSKKAPTISEPYVGVSKQIIILVSHPVFDEKGVYKGFIGGTIYLDAQNSIQSILALHPQHRSGSYVYVVDPRGNIIYHPDKDRIGDNVIQNPIVARVTHGQEGLSEVENTEGISMLAGYAYAGTPNWGVVSQTPKEAVKEPTFMMVKEVGITALSIIIFVFIVSLLLLKRIANPLQRLAEFAHDVADKQPHVEKPNIPDRYLELNELKKTMYLMVDYYKEQIETFETEATVDALTGLYNRRHLNNTIKELQDYSVIMFDIDRFKLVNDQYGHLMGDEVLKLLAMTVRSITREQDLAFRFGGEEFVILLPLTDVDTAHKIAEQLRSTIEASKTPIGRKVTISIGIGNMPKNSIHYTELLDLTDQALYKAKNDGRNRIVRIDELN; this is translated from the coding sequence ATGGTGGGAATATATATGAAACACGGTTCTAAACTGAGACTTCAATCTTTAATCTTAATATTACTTACGTTTGCCATGCTTGGTACATTTTTAGCTAGTATGATATCGAGTGTCAAAGAAAGTAAAGAAAATCTAGAGAGAAGCTTATTAAATGAAAATCAATTCTACGCGAAAAAATTAGCGAACTTAACAGATGAATTATTTAAAAATATGCAACAAACTTTACAAACAAGTGCAAAGGATCTGACATCTATCCACACGAATGTAGATGCAACATATTTAGAAATTTCCGATGCACTACAAAGTACAAACTTCTTTAATTCTGTTTTTTATGTGAATGAAAAGGGAATAGTTGTTCGCTCTGCCCCTCAGTTCGGATTAGAAGGTGTAGAAATTAAATCGGTCGGAGTAAAAGAAGCGTTATCTAAAAAGGCACCTACGATTTCTGAGCCATATGTAGGTGTATCCAAGCAAATAATCATACTTGTATCACACCCGGTATTTGATGAAAAAGGTGTGTACAAAGGGTTTATTGGTGGGACCATATATCTTGATGCCCAAAATAGTATTCAAAGCATTCTAGCCTTACACCCTCAGCATCGAAGTGGGTCCTATGTGTATGTTGTTGATCCAAGAGGGAACATCATTTATCATCCAGATAAAGACCGAATAGGTGATAACGTGATTCAAAATCCTATTGTTGCAAGAGTAACTCATGGACAGGAAGGTCTATCAGAGGTTGAGAACACAGAAGGAATATCTATGTTGGCAGGGTATGCCTATGCTGGAACACCGAATTGGGGAGTAGTCAGTCAGACCCCAAAAGAAGCTGTAAAAGAACCAACATTCATGATGGTGAAAGAAGTTGGAATCACTGCATTGTCCATCATTATATTTGTATTTATCGTTTCATTGTTATTGTTAAAGCGAATTGCGAATCCACTTCAAAGACTTGCGGAATTTGCTCATGATGTTGCTGACAAACAACCTCACGTTGAAAAACCGAACATTCCTGATCGCTATTTGGAATTAAATGAACTGAAAAAAACGATGTATCTCATGGTTGATTATTATAAGGAACAGATTGAAACATTTGAAACAGAAGCAACAGTTGATGCATTAACCGGTCTATACAATCGACGCCATCTTAACAATACAATTAAAGAACTTCAGGATTACTCTGTCATCATGTTTGACATCGACCGTTTTAAATTAGTCAATGATCAATATGGACATCTGATGGGTGACGAAGTATTAAAGTTACTTGCAATGACTGTTCGAAGCATTACTAGAGAACAAGATCTTGCCTTTCGTTTCGGAGGAGAAGAATTCGTCATTCTTCTTCCATTAACGGATGTAGATACAGCCCATAAAATTGCAGAGCAATTACGCAGTACAATAGAAGCATCTAAAACCCCAATTGGCAGAAAAGTTACAATCTCTATCGGAATTGGCAACATGCCGAAAAACTCCATACATTATACAGAACTTCTTGATTTGACAGACCAAGCACTGTATAAAGCAAAGAATGATGGTCGAAACCGTATCGTACGTATTGATGAGCTAAACTAG